The following are encoded together in the Acetobacter vaccinii genome:
- a CDS encoding YggT family protein, whose protein sequence is MFLIIMVVMRLLELYCWVLLVSCIFVNLHAFGILDSRNRLVWKIGVFLERITEPVLAPVRRMLPMPGGIDFSPMVVLLAIQYLLEPALMKLLYSLAVG, encoded by the coding sequence GTGTTTCTGATTATTATGGTGGTGATGCGGCTTTTGGAACTCTATTGCTGGGTTCTGCTGGTATCCTGTATTTTCGTAAACCTGCACGCCTTTGGCATTCTGGACAGCCGCAACAGGCTGGTCTGGAAAATTGGCGTGTTCCTGGAACGGATAACAGAACCAGTGCTGGCCCCTGTGCGCCGCATGCTGCCTATGCCCGGCGGGATCGACTTCAGCCCGATGGTGGTGCTGCTGGCTATCCAGTATCTGCTGGAACCGGCGTTGATGAAACTTCTGTATTCTCTGGCTGTTGGCTGA
- a CDS encoding TolC family protein, which translates to MVIACPEAQGETLHEAIEAAWHTDPAHTAYTVDATAARRNASAARSWFPGGPIVGGQYYDDHFIGSKVGYTTYQGSISVPLWLPGQGTATEHAAQADEKVAVWQIKVQRLAVATRVIDLARDAAVTQARIRNLTDVRDALAHTVTDVQKACAAGEVSQADCDMAVAEQEGVEGALAEMQQALENIRADLEALTGRDDVPDMAGIDGRLLAQRNIRLDITQDPRLQLADAALKKAQASYNVARHSYMPNPQVGVMLSRQEQYQSPWDTQIGVQFQVPLPSEAVNVPRMMQETQAVSRAERDTILARRKIKAEYQQLSSQLQSSAEIVRHARMEQSHAGQRAAHLAEAWKVGEIPVVEYLRARRMALEAADRLAQADVTMRATIARMILMAGHAP; encoded by the coding sequence TTGGTCATTGCTTGTCCTGAAGCGCAGGGGGAAACCCTGCATGAGGCAATAGAGGCAGCCTGGCACACCGACCCAGCCCATACAGCCTATACTGTGGACGCCACTGCCGCCCGTCGGAATGCGTCTGCCGCCCGGTCGTGGTTTCCTGGCGGGCCGATTGTCGGCGGTCAGTATTACGACGACCACTTCATCGGGAGCAAGGTCGGTTATACCACGTATCAGGGCAGCATCAGCGTGCCGCTCTGGCTGCCGGGGCAGGGCACGGCCACGGAACATGCTGCCCAGGCGGATGAAAAAGTGGCGGTCTGGCAGATCAAGGTGCAACGGCTTGCTGTTGCCACCCGTGTCATTGATCTTGCGCGCGACGCGGCCGTCACGCAGGCCCGCATCCGTAACCTGACCGATGTGCGTGACGCTCTGGCACATACCGTCACAGATGTTCAAAAAGCCTGTGCCGCGGGTGAGGTCTCACAGGCTGACTGCGATATGGCCGTGGCCGAGCAGGAAGGTGTGGAAGGCGCACTGGCAGAAATGCAGCAGGCGCTTGAAAACATCCGGGCCGATCTGGAGGCCCTGACCGGGCGTGATGATGTGCCGGATATGGCCGGGATTGATGGCCGCCTGCTGGCCCAGCGCAACATCCGTCTGGACATCACCCAGGACCCAAGGCTGCAACTGGCTGATGCCGCGCTCAAGAAAGCACAGGCGTCCTACAATGTAGCTCGCCATTCCTACATGCCCAATCCGCAGGTCGGGGTGATGCTGAGCAGGCAGGAGCAGTATCAAAGCCCGTGGGACACCCAGATTGGTGTGCAGTTTCAGGTCCCCCTCCCCAGCGAGGCAGTCAATGTCCCGCGGATGATGCAGGAGACCCAGGCCGTCAGCCGGGCCGAGCGCGATACCATTCTGGCACGGCGCAAGATCAAGGCGGAATACCAGCAGTTGAGCAGCCAGTTACAGAGTTCTGCTGAAATTGTTCGGCATGCCCGTATGGAGCAGAGCCATGCAGGCCAGCGGGCCGCGCATCTGGCAGAAGCCTGGAAAGTGGGTGAAATACCGGTGGTCGAGTATCTGCGCGCCCGCCGGATGGCGCTGGAGGCCGCCGACAGGCTGGCCCAGGCGGATGTGACAATGCGGGCGACCATCGCCCGGATGATCCTTATGGCGGGGCATGCACCATGA
- a CDS encoding glycosyltransferase family 61 protein, with product MPAPVLPTLFEAAGQRALIETTPRQSGLFANNGLLDNGARSLFSHWQTEGGPLYRYSFDSACFVPRLTLFGWQQRPLRDTLYTQPDTILQQFTAALHTTTAETCNRRAWAGFDHWSSNYYHWMAHTLPAIGHFLDKAHADDVFLLPRLSRWQKDCLDFVGLAPHQRMVVEPDRVYLFPRVIYTDFIRGRADFKTSQTARQSYARLRHHICPQPAPPHRLLFVERADAGNRHIPNESTLGAALASLGFERVRPETLPLHEQIRLFSEARMVTGFLGAGLANIAWCQPGTIVQELVPAHHQNPCFLALCLQNSLHYWGDLVETGIATHDHTSPARLPVDVAAVVDNTRHLLRSLPGV from the coding sequence ATGCCTGCCCCCGTGTTGCCAACCCTGTTTGAGGCGGCAGGCCAGCGCGCCCTGATTGAAACCACCCCACGCCAGAGCGGACTGTTTGCCAATAATGGCCTGCTTGATAATGGCGCACGCAGCCTGTTCAGCCACTGGCAGACAGAGGGTGGGCCGCTTTATCGGTATAGTTTCGATTCGGCCTGTTTTGTCCCACGCCTTACGCTGTTTGGCTGGCAACAACGCCCATTGCGCGACACGCTCTACACCCAGCCTGACACCATCTTGCAGCAGTTTACGGCGGCCCTGCACACCACCACAGCCGAAACCTGCAACCGTCGGGCCTGGGCCGGGTTCGACCACTGGAGCAGTAACTATTACCACTGGATGGCCCATACTCTCCCCGCCATCGGGCATTTTCTGGACAAGGCGCACGCCGACGATGTTTTTCTTCTGCCGCGCCTGAGCCGCTGGCAGAAAGACTGTCTGGATTTCGTCGGGCTGGCCCCGCACCAGCGTATGGTTGTGGAGCCCGACAGGGTGTACCTGTTCCCACGGGTGATCTACACCGACTTCATACGCGGGCGGGCTGATTTCAAGACCTCACAAACGGCCCGGCAGAGCTATGCCCGCCTGCGCCACCACATCTGCCCACAGCCAGCCCCACCCCACCGCCTGCTGTTTGTCGAACGGGCCGATGCTGGCAATCGCCATATCCCCAATGAAAGCACCCTTGGGGCAGCCCTTGCCTCTCTGGGGTTTGAAAGGGTGCGCCCCGAGACCCTGCCCCTGCATGAGCAGATCCGCCTGTTTAGTGAAGCACGGATGGTCACGGGGTTTCTGGGGGCTGGTCTGGCTAACATCGCCTGGTGCCAGCCCGGCACAATCGTGCAGGAACTGGTGCCCGCCCACCATCAGAACCCCTGCTTTCTGGCCCTATGTCTCCAGAACAGCCTGCACTATTGGGGAGACTTGGTGGAAACCGGTATAGCCACCCACGACCACACCAGCCCTGCCCGCCTGCCGGTTGATGTTGCCGCGGTGGTAGACAACACACGCCACCTGCTGCGCAGCCTGCCCGGCGTATGA
- a CDS encoding efflux RND transporter periplasmic adaptor subunit → MKTVLHRLVLSGVLAGVPVCMAHARPAMPTLVIADTALARERIQTAVAVAGAVAEHVDVPAYVAADERRVARIRPVGEGRVVSVEVVPGQSVRQGQPLLTFENFAMRDEAALRAGAEAALQEARARQANARQLYQRGKALGGGALSASEVERRRDGLQAATALVRQREAELHGLLEHLRRYSSDMEQVGNGHSVVVSPLEGVVVRVGVTSGQDINASGPPPVEVDDLSRVWIVSQVDGTAARHIRKGDKQQTWIAPGDKPLQSVVDIVEGSVDLATQHVLVRSLVDNEEGQLRPGMLVQTRIFSGQKQAGVVIPEAAVQILDGTSIVFVRTSPQHYTARPVTLGPSLDGSIVVLKGVAAGETVVTEGSFTLKGQAILAPDTQAVGE, encoded by the coding sequence ATGAAAACTGTTCTGCACAGGCTTGTTCTGTCGGGGGTGCTGGCCGGTGTGCCGGTGTGTATGGCCCACGCCCGTCCTGCCATGCCAACCCTTGTCATAGCCGACACAGCCCTTGCGCGGGAGCGGATACAGACCGCTGTGGCCGTGGCAGGTGCCGTGGCCGAGCATGTTGATGTGCCGGCCTATGTTGCGGCGGATGAACGCCGCGTGGCGCGTATCCGCCCTGTGGGGGAAGGGCGCGTGGTGTCGGTGGAGGTTGTGCCGGGGCAGAGTGTCCGCCAGGGCCAGCCGCTATTGACGTTTGAAAATTTTGCCATGCGGGACGAGGCCGCCTTAAGGGCCGGGGCCGAGGCCGCCTTGCAGGAGGCCCGCGCCCGTCAGGCCAATGCCCGCCAGCTTTACCAGCGCGGCAAGGCACTGGGCGGCGGTGCCCTGTCCGCCAGCGAGGTGGAACGGCGCAGAGATGGCTTGCAGGCCGCAACGGCCCTTGTCCGCCAGCGAGAGGCCGAACTGCACGGCCTGCTTGAACACCTCAGGCGCTATAGCTCGGATATGGAGCAGGTCGGCAATGGCCACTCCGTCGTGGTCTCCCCGCTGGAAGGTGTGGTGGTGCGGGTGGGTGTTACCAGCGGGCAGGACATTAACGCCAGTGGCCCGCCTCCGGTGGAGGTGGATGACCTCTCCCGTGTCTGGATTGTTTCGCAGGTGGATGGAACGGCCGCCCGCCACATCCGCAAGGGCGACAAACAGCAGACCTGGATAGCTCCGGGCGATAAACCGTTGCAGTCCGTGGTGGATATTGTCGAAGGCAGCGTCGATCTTGCGACCCAGCATGTCCTTGTCCGCAGCCTTGTGGATAATGAGGAAGGCCAGCTCAGGCCGGGCATGCTGGTGCAGACCCGCATTTTCTCGGGCCAGAAACAGGCGGGCGTTGTTATTCCCGAGGCCGCGGTGCAGATTCTGGACGGCACCTCCATCGTTTTTGTGCGGACATCACCCCAGCACTATACAGCCCGGCCTGTCACACTTGGTCCATCGCTGGACGGTAGCATCGTTGTGCTCAAAGGGGTTGCGGCGGGCGAGACTGTTGTGACCGAGGGCAGCTTTACTCTCAAAGGGCAGGCCATTCTTGCGCCGGATACGCAGGCGGTGGGTGAGTAA
- a CDS encoding CHRD domain-containing protein: MTPATLPRTSTSLRTAGFCALAAGFLTLAGTPAQAERSERFVGDFSAEHNATSTPTGHVDALYFPSTHQLRYTITWQGLTGPVTVAHLHGPATPDQEAPHLVTIKGPYTTPLNGTMILSADGEKALLEGKTYINLHTQAYPKGEARAQLLSPYKK, encoded by the coding sequence ATGACACCCGCCACTCTCCCCCGCACCTCCACATCCCTGCGGACCGCAGGATTCTGCGCTCTCGCCGCCGGGTTTCTGACCCTTGCCGGCACACCCGCACAGGCAGAACGGAGCGAGCGTTTTGTAGGGGATTTTTCAGCCGAGCATAACGCCACCAGCACACCAACCGGGCATGTGGATGCCCTGTATTTTCCCTCCACACACCAGCTCCGCTACACCATTACCTGGCAGGGTCTGACCGGGCCGGTCACAGTTGCCCATCTGCACGGACCAGCCACCCCTGATCAGGAAGCACCGCATCTGGTCACGATCAAAGGCCCTTACACAACCCCGCTGAACGGCACGATGATCCTCTCCGCCGATGGGGAAAAAGCTCTTCTGGAGGGCAAGACCTACATCAACCTGCATACGCAGGCTTACCCCAAGGGCGAAGCCAGGGCGCAGCTTCTCTCCCCTTACAAGAAATAA
- a CDS encoding acyltransferase family protein, with protein MAHSIRSFWSCWRLRLWPGPPGQAAAGGWRTDVDGLRGVAVLAVVLYHIFPAVMPGGFVGVDVFFVLSGYLVTAQCLARRGAGWSWLAEFYGRRIRRLTPALLCVLACTLLAGWLTLLPGELAAVGRDVAASALSAGNLLAWHEQGYFDRAAMLKPLLHLWSLGVEEQFYALWPVCLLVMGRVGGRLSWGIGGLAGLSLGLDCYHTAIGSAAGFYSPLDRMWEFMPGALLAALPAWNMTERQKTLWSGVGVVGVVLALACLRPGWHFPAPAAVLPVLGTVLVLQAGSLAWPNRVLLSAHPLRWLGLVSYPLYLWHWPLVAWYHIVHGAESVRNSAGFAILAGSVLLAWLTVLVVEKPVRAVGGQRRWTGWLLLALGVLAVAGLGTWGARGWPGRPLPWGGGTVDAARITLAAGDGIFPITAHMHAVRSHGLTVATLGDTGSPIMLTGDSLLAQWGPRVEELFQQGRLRHQVVLVAGPSCAPFEGGHDAPGFTFCQRMAGVRDGLIQARHIHTVVMGAFWPGALARHDGGQGAIVAEYGRQISQLRQQGVSALWLVLPSPFDDRFNPRALLRRSLWHVAVDRAALEAGIPMAQLHAATDQARQTLLAVAAQSGAMTLDPYPDVCGSGAFCSVINAQGEPKYADEKHLRPVFVKDNIHFLDALLTR; from the coding sequence ATGGCGCATTCCATCCGTTCATTCTGGTCTTGCTGGCGTTTACGGCTATGGCCCGGCCCGCCTGGACAGGCGGCGGCCGGGGGCTGGCGGACCGATGTGGATGGGCTGCGTGGCGTGGCTGTGCTGGCCGTGGTGCTGTACCATATCTTTCCCGCAGTTATGCCCGGTGGCTTTGTGGGGGTGGATGTTTTTTTCGTGCTCTCTGGCTATCTGGTGACGGCACAGTGCCTTGCGCGGCGTGGGGCTGGCTGGTCGTGGCTGGCTGAGTTTTACGGCCGTCGTATTCGCCGCCTGACCCCGGCATTGCTGTGTGTTCTGGCCTGTACACTGCTGGCGGGTTGGCTGACCCTGCTCCCGGGGGAACTGGCGGCCGTGGGACGGGATGTCGCAGCCAGCGCACTGTCGGCGGGCAACCTGCTGGCGTGGCATGAGCAGGGGTATTTTGACCGCGCAGCCATGCTCAAACCCCTGCTGCATTTATGGTCTCTGGGGGTGGAGGAGCAGTTTTATGCCCTCTGGCCCGTGTGCCTGCTTGTCATGGGGCGGGTCGGAGGGCGTTTGTCGTGGGGTATTGGGGGGCTTGCTGGCCTGTCACTGGGGCTGGACTGCTATCATACCGCGATAGGGTCTGCCGCCGGGTTTTATTCTCCTCTGGATCGGATGTGGGAATTCATGCCCGGTGCGCTGCTGGCAGCCCTGCCTGCATGGAACATGACAGAACGGCAGAAAACCCTGTGGTCCGGTGTGGGTGTTGTGGGTGTGGTGCTGGCGTTGGCATGCCTGCGGCCCGGCTGGCATTTCCCGGCTCCTGCTGCGGTGCTGCCTGTTCTGGGTACGGTGCTGGTCTTGCAGGCGGGGTCGCTGGCATGGCCCAACCGGGTGCTGCTGTCGGCCCACCCCCTCAGGTGGCTGGGACTGGTCAGCTACCCGCTTTACCTTTGGCACTGGCCGTTGGTGGCCTGGTACCACATTGTGCATGGGGCCGAGTCTGTGCGGAACAGTGCTGGCTTTGCCATTCTTGCAGGTTCCGTGCTGCTGGCGTGGCTGACTGTGCTGGTGGTGGAAAAGCCGGTGCGTGCAGTCGGGGGGCAGCGGCGCTGGACCGGGTGGCTGTTGCTGGCTCTGGGCGTGCTGGCTGTGGCGGGTTTAGGCACATGGGGGGCGCGTGGCTGGCCTGGACGGCCTTTGCCATGGGGTGGTGGCACGGTCGATGCCGCCCGGATAACTCTGGCAGCGGGGGATGGTATCTTCCCTATAACCGCTCATATGCATGCGGTGCGTAGTCATGGGCTGACAGTTGCTACTCTGGGGGACACCGGCAGCCCCATTATGCTCACGGGGGACAGCCTGCTGGCCCAATGGGGGCCAAGGGTGGAGGAGCTATTCCAGCAGGGGCGTTTGAGGCATCAGGTTGTGCTTGTCGCGGGGCCAAGCTGCGCGCCGTTTGAAGGCGGGCATGATGCCCCCGGTTTTACATTCTGCCAGCGTATGGCGGGGGTGCGTGACGGCCTTATTCAGGCCCGGCATATCCACACCGTTGTCATGGGGGCGTTCTGGCCCGGTGCGCTGGCCCGCCATGATGGAGGGCAGGGGGCGATTGTGGCGGAGTATGGCCGCCAGATCAGCCAGTTGCGCCAGCAGGGGGTTTCAGCCCTCTGGCTTGTGCTGCCCTCGCCTTTTGATGATCGTTTCAACCCCCGTGCATTACTGCGGCGTAGCCTGTGGCATGTAGCGGTGGACAGGGCGGCGCTGGAGGCAGGCATCCCCATGGCCCAGTTGCATGCAGCGACAGATCAGGCACGGCAGACTTTGCTGGCCGTTGCCGCCCAGTCAGGGGCGATGACACTTGACCCCTACCCGGATGTTTGCGGGAGCGGGGCGTTCTGCTCAGTCATCAACGCGCAGGGCGAGCCTAAATACGCTGATGAGAAACACCTGCGGCCTGTTTTTGTAAAAGACAACATCCATTTTCTGGATGCATTGCTGACCCGGTAA
- a CDS encoding (2Fe-2S)-binding protein yields MVVCSCNRLTHVDIETAVAGGAQRPRDIYAARGCKAQCGNCVKGVVCLLREARKRHQQAAEMAAMQAQAAQQAVACSA; encoded by the coding sequence ATGGTTGTATGCTCCTGCAACCGACTTACTCATGTCGACATAGAAACCGCAGTCGCAGGGGGCGCGCAACGCCCGCGCGACATCTATGCAGCGCGTGGCTGCAAGGCCCAGTGCGGGAACTGTGTCAAAGGTGTCGTCTGCCTTCTGCGTGAAGCGCGCAAACGCCACCAGCAGGCGGCCGAAATGGCTGCCATGCAGGCTCAGGCCGCCCAGCAGGCGGTGGCCTGCTCCGCCTGA
- a CDS encoding efflux RND transporter permease subunit — protein MPIIRWCIEKRFFLFGLVCLLMLAGIADIRSLPVEPVPDISPRQVLVTVQAPGLPAEEVEKLVTSPIEKVMSGVIGLSGLRSVSRTGVAVLYLQFEDSTDIYRARDLVVQRLPQARDSVAIAGTSIDIGPMATGMGEILQFQIKGRDQSLEDLNRLMAWNVVPSLRLVPGVVDVNVNGGGSETYEVVLNPMALRQYGVSVSDVFHAVDTDNEAAGGAWIEHNDEQHVIVGRSLIDDLHELGEVQLRSGPHGEIVRVRDVGTLRKGHRPRLGGVTRDGQGEIVSGVVLLQQGANALATLEAVQAVLPQIQAGLPTGVTLESFYTRASLTDKTIDTVRENLVLGAFLVLAALLVVIGNWRASLVIISVIPFSLVAAMVGMRHLGISANLLSLGAIDFGMVVDSSLVIVENVLHRRRPDEALPDTIRQTVASVARPVTFAVLIIAMVYLPVLTLQGVEGRMFRPMGQTVILALVASLIYSLICIPALCMLLGRPKTHDAGNHQTWFITAMWRGFQPVSAWCMGNTRKVVCVAVVFLCASMALATRLGGEFIPQLQEGDLIVTSTRLPGIALDASLKAAQEIEQTLMTFPDIRSVVSNTGTAAIPTDPQGGEQSDTYILLKPRSEWKTATTQEGLVKAFNAALIKNNPGSLLNWSQPIQMRMDDLLSGVRSQVAIGIYGPDVNTLARLAAQIADVVSKVPGAADVAPQDVGTIPYLHIDADRGAAARLNVDTSAVLDVVEALGGHYGPPVSVDDALVPTQVRFADTARDTLNDILFLPVVTRDDKIVNLSQVARIALSDGPPAIRREHGMRRSMVQANVRGRDLSSFVQAAQTAVQQQVKLPPGYSIEWSGQFRNLQTAMARLEIVVPIMLGLIFLLLLMALGEVGLAALVFVNLPFAATGGIIALYVRGMPFSISAGIGFIALFGVATMNGLVLVSCMQELRKAGAGPLAAAVNAVKERFRPVMATATVACLGFFPMAFSMSEGAEVEKPLATVVIGGLVSCTVLTLLVLPSLYAALYGRKAAPDAPPVEG, from the coding sequence ATGCCGATTATCCGCTGGTGTATAGAAAAACGGTTTTTCCTGTTTGGTCTGGTCTGCCTGCTGATGTTGGCAGGAATTGCCGATATCAGAAGCCTGCCGGTCGAGCCTGTGCCCGATATTTCCCCCCGGCAGGTGCTGGTGACCGTGCAGGCTCCCGGCCTTCCCGCCGAGGAGGTGGAAAAACTGGTTACATCCCCGATTGAGAAGGTGATGTCGGGGGTGATCGGGCTGAGCGGGCTGCGCTCGGTCTCCCGCACTGGTGTTGCGGTGCTTTATCTCCAGTTTGAAGATTCCACGGATATTTACCGCGCGCGTGACCTTGTGGTGCAACGCCTGCCACAGGCGCGGGACAGCGTGGCCATTGCAGGTACATCCATCGACATCGGCCCCATGGCGACAGGCATGGGGGAAATCCTGCAATTTCAGATCAAGGGCCGCGACCAGAGTCTGGAAGACCTGAACAGGTTGATGGCCTGGAATGTGGTGCCCAGCCTGCGCCTTGTCCCCGGTGTGGTGGATGTTAACGTCAATGGTGGCGGGTCGGAGACTTATGAGGTCGTGCTCAACCCCATGGCACTGCGCCAGTATGGGGTGTCGGTGTCGGATGTCTTCCATGCAGTTGATACGGATAACGAAGCCGCCGGTGGTGCCTGGATCGAGCATAATGACGAACAGCATGTGATTGTCGGTCGGTCTCTGATTGATGACCTGCACGAACTGGGCGAGGTACAGTTGCGCAGCGGCCCGCATGGGGAAATCGTGCGAGTGCGTGACGTAGGCACCCTGCGCAAGGGCCATAGGCCGCGTCTGGGTGGTGTCACGCGGGATGGGCAGGGTGAAATTGTCAGCGGGGTGGTGTTGCTACAGCAGGGGGCCAATGCGCTGGCCACACTGGAGGCTGTACAGGCTGTTCTGCCGCAGATTCAGGCGGGTCTGCCAACGGGTGTTACGCTGGAATCCTTTTACACCCGTGCGTCACTGACGGATAAAACCATCGACACCGTGCGCGAAAACCTTGTGCTGGGTGCGTTCCTTGTGCTGGCCGCGTTGCTGGTGGTTATTGGCAACTGGCGGGCATCGCTGGTTATTATTTCGGTCATTCCGTTTTCATTGGTCGCGGCCATGGTGGGCATGCGGCATTTGGGTATCTCGGCCAATTTGCTCAGCCTTGGGGCTATCGACTTTGGCATGGTTGTCGATAGCTCGCTGGTCATTGTCGAAAACGTGCTGCACCGCCGCAGGCCGGATGAGGCCTTGCCCGACACCATCCGCCAGACCGTGGCCTCTGTCGCCCGACCGGTGACTTTTGCCGTGCTGATCATCGCCATGGTCTACCTGCCAGTGCTGACCTTGCAGGGGGTGGAAGGCCGCATGTTCCGGCCCATGGGGCAGACCGTTATTCTGGCTCTGGTGGCGTCTCTTATCTATTCGCTGATCTGTATTCCTGCTCTGTGCATGTTGCTGGGCCGCCCCAAAACGCATGATGCCGGTAACCATCAGACATGGTTTATTACAGCCATGTGGCGGGGCTTTCAGCCCGTTTCGGCCTGGTGCATGGGCAACACCCGCAAGGTTGTGTGCGTGGCGGTGGTGTTTCTGTGTGCCTCCATGGCGCTGGCGACGCGGTTGGGGGGCGAGTTCATTCCCCAGTTGCAGGAAGGGGATCTGATTGTCACCTCCACCCGCCTGCCGGGTATTGCGCTGGATGCCTCGCTCAAGGCCGCGCAGGAAATCGAACAGACGTTGATGACCTTTCCTGACATCCGTTCTGTTGTCAGCAATACCGGCACGGCGGCGATCCCGACTGACCCCCAGGGCGGGGAGCAGAGCGATACGTATATCCTGCTCAAACCCCGCTCCGAGTGGAAGACAGCCACCACGCAGGAAGGGCTGGTCAAGGCGTTTAATGCGGCACTGATCAAGAATAACCCTGGCTCGTTGCTTAACTGGAGCCAGCCGATCCAGATGCGTATGGATGACCTGCTGTCAGGCGTGCGTTCTCAGGTTGCCATTGGCATCTATGGGCCGGATGTAAACACGCTGGCGCGGCTGGCGGCACAGATTGCCGATGTGGTGTCCAAGGTACCAGGCGCTGCCGACGTCGCCCCGCAGGATGTCGGCACGATCCCGTATCTGCATATTGATGCCGACCGTGGGGCTGCTGCCCGCCTGAATGTTGATACCTCTGCCGTGTTGGATGTGGTGGAGGCTTTGGGTGGGCACTACGGTCCACCTGTGTCTGTGGATGATGCGCTGGTGCCCACTCAGGTGCGATTTGCGGATACGGCGCGTGACACGCTGAATGATATCCTGTTCCTGCCTGTCGTCACGCGGGATGATAAAATCGTCAATCTGTCACAGGTCGCCCGGATTGCCCTGTCCGATGGCCCGCCTGCCATCCGGCGCGAACATGGTATGCGCCGCTCTATGGTGCAGGCCAATGTGCGTGGGCGTGACCTGAGCAGCTTTGTGCAGGCGGCCCAGACAGCCGTGCAGCAGCAGGTCAAGCTGCCGCCGGGCTATTCCATTGAATGGAGTGGGCAGTTCCGCAACCTCCAGACTGCTATGGCCCGGTTGGAAATTGTTGTGCCCATTATGCTGGGGCTTATCTTCCTGCTGCTGCTTATGGCGTTGGGGGAGGTCGGGCTGGCGGCTCTGGTTTTTGTCAATCTGCCGTTTGCTGCAACCGGGGGTATTATTGCCTTGTATGTGCGGGGCATGCCGTTCAGCATCTCGGCCGGTATCGGGTTTATTGCGCTCTTTGGCGTGGCAACCATGAACGGGCTTGTGCTGGTGTCCTGCATGCAGGAACTCAGGAAAGCAGGGGCTGGCCCTCTTGCTGCGGCTGTTAATGCCGTAAAGGAGCGCTTCCGCCCGGTGATGGCAACGGCAACGGTGGCCTGCCTGGGTTTTTTCCCCATGGCGTTTTCCATGAGTGAAGGGGCAGAGGTTGAAAAGCCATTGGCCACAGTGGTGATCGGTGGGCTGGTGTCCTGTACGGTGCTGACCTTGCTGGTGCTGCCCAGCCTGTATGCGGCGCTTTATGGCCGCAAGGCAGCCCCCGATGCTCCGCCTGTTGAGGGGTAA
- the trhO gene encoding oxygen-dependent tRNA uridine(34) hydroxylase TrhO, which yields MTTSATPATQPETPTTDLPVCVAALYRFTSFAQPEALRPILQDSCVAHGVRGILLLAHEGINGTIAGPDAGIQAVLEQIRALPGCADIEVKFSRAPAMPFLRMKVRLKKEIVTMGVDNIDPNHCVGTYVNPQEWNTLLRDPDTVLIDTRNDYEVAVGTFENALDPQIKTFRDFPQWFRQNRERFEATGRKPRIAMFCTGGIRCEKATAFVRAEGLDEVYHLHGGILKYLETMPEAESLWKGECFVFDQRVTVGHGLKPGALELCHACRAPLTPEDRQSPLYEAGTSCPHCHGRWDASHQTRHAEREHQTRLAAQRGTGHLGANMAEERARKRQKREEELRYQRALRSGSEDQNEQP from the coding sequence TCGCTTTACCTCCTTCGCACAGCCCGAAGCCCTGCGCCCCATCCTGCAGGACAGTTGTGTCGCCCATGGGGTGCGCGGCATCCTGCTGCTGGCGCATGAAGGCATTAATGGCACCATCGCCGGGCCGGATGCAGGTATTCAGGCTGTGCTGGAACAGATCCGTGCCCTGCCCGGCTGTGCGGATATTGAGGTCAAATTCTCCCGCGCTCCAGCTATGCCCTTCCTGCGGATGAAGGTGCGCCTGAAAAAAGAAATCGTGACTATGGGCGTGGACAACATCGACCCCAACCACTGCGTGGGCACCTACGTCAACCCGCAGGAATGGAACACCCTGCTGCGTGACCCGGACACGGTCCTGATCGACACCCGCAATGATTACGAAGTAGCGGTTGGCACGTTTGAGAATGCACTGGACCCGCAGATCAAAACCTTCCGCGACTTTCCCCAGTGGTTCCGCCAGAATCGGGAGCGTTTTGAAGCCACCGGCCGCAAGCCGCGCATTGCCATGTTCTGCACAGGCGGCATTCGCTGCGAGAAAGCCACCGCCTTTGTCCGTGCGGAAGGGCTGGACGAGGTGTACCACCTGCATGGCGGTATTCTGAAGTATCTGGAAACCATGCCGGAGGCAGAAAGCCTGTGGAAGGGGGAATGCTTTGTTTTTGACCAGCGTGTGACGGTCGGCCATGGCCTGAAACCCGGCGCACTGGAACTCTGCCACGCCTGCCGCGCCCCGCTGACACCAGAGGACAGGCAGTCCCCCCTGTATGAAGCTGGGACAAGCTGCCCCCATTGCCATGGCCGCTGGGACGCCAGCCACCAGACCCGCCATGCCGAGCGCGAACACCAGACACGTCTGGCCGCCCAGCGCGGTACCGGCCACCTTGGTGCCAACATGGCAGAAGAACGCGCCCGCAAACGCCAGAAGCGGGAAGAAGAGCTACGCTACCAGCGTGCCCTACGGTCGGGCTCTGAGGATCAGAACGAACAGCCCTGA